The nucleotide window CTAGTGGGGGGTCTAAACAACCTcgagaagaaccaaaagagaatgaaatCAATTAAGAGAGTCCAAGGCGCAGTAAACGTCAAAGGACAACTACTTCATTTGGatctgattttgtaacattccttcttgaaagtgaacctcaaacattcaaggaagcgatgttgtctagcgactcaacctcttggaaggaggctgtcaatagtgagattgaatcaatcttaagcaatcatacctgggagttggttgatcttcctccagggaACAAACCTTTGGGTTCTAAATGGATcttcaaaaagaagatgaaagatgatggaactattgacaaatataaagcaagacttgttgtcaaaggctttagaatgaaagaaggtcttgattattttgacacatactcgccagtgactaggattacatcaattcggatgttaattgccctagctgcagtatacggtcttgaaatccatcaaatggatgtgaaaaccgtattcttaaatggagagttggaggaagaaatttacatggaacagcCTGAGGGCTTCGTAGTTCCcggcaaagaaaagaaagaatgcaaacttgttaagtcactttatggactaaaacaagcaccgaaATAATGGCAtgcaaagtttgatcaaaccatgttgtcaaatggatttaagatcaatgaatgtgataaatgtgtttacattaaagacactatGGGTCAGGAAGTCATTGTATgcctatatgtggatgacatgctgATAATGAGCAAGGACATTGCCAATATAAAAGCTACTAAGCGTATGTTTGCTAGTAAGTTTGATATAAAAGATCTAGGAGTAGCCGATTTGATATTGGGAATAAAGattcacaaaactcctaacggtctagcattgtctcaatctcattatattcaaaaggtacttgaaaagttcaagtatttgaatttcaaaaaggcaaagaccccaattgatgtgaaccttaatcttgctaagaataaaggtgaaagtcaGTCTCAATTGGATTACTCCAGAGTATTaagaagtttgatgtatgtcatgaattgtaCACGACCAGACATAGCCTGCGCtataagtaaactgagtcgatacacaagtaatcccaatcaaatcattggttggcaatgaagagagttttggggtacttagaagatactcaaaactatgatttgcattacaacaaatatccaacagttcttgaaggatatagtgatgcaaattggattactGGGTTAACTGAAACGAAATCCACAagtggatatgttttcactattggtggaggagcaatttcttggaaatcatccaaacaaacatgtatagctCGCTCTACAATGGAGTCAGAATTTATCGCCTTAGACAAGGcaggtgaagaagctgaatcgctccgaaatttcttagaagatatttcgttttggcccaaaccaatgGCCCCTATATGCATACATTGCGATAGTCAAGCTGCAATAGGAAGGGCTGGAAGTGTTATGTATAAGGGGAAGTCTCGTCACATAAGACGACGACATAACTCTGTTagacaactactctctagtggaattatcacaattgactatgtaaagtcaaaggataatgtgtcggatccacttacaaaaagcCTAACTAAAGAGGGAGTTGAGAGATCATCGACAGGAATGGGATTATGGCCGAGAACAAGTCATTGTGGcagtaactctacctagaagactggagatcccaagatctaggttcaaggagataaaacaaagtcatagatgacggttcaacattgtcaaaacatatttgatggtccattctcatgatgagacaatgttcagtaaccaggataaaggcataaggactttttaatggtttttaagTTTGATACATggtatatcaaatagtgtatctacagGATAACACAATTATAAACCACCTATGTAAGTATGAAGTGaaagccgcttcaaggagaatccggtaaggccagttctctaagCACTTATTAATCGAGATGTGTttatggctgaaacgaacaaaacaatgagaaccaaaaacagttcaagggttgattgtgtgacttatgttgtctaggtatacattAAAGCTCGAcagttcaaagatatcaaatctaccgattgaccgagtatatccgatatatgttcactacggaaagtttaAAGGAAAACCTACTTATCCTGATGCGATTAACCCTTACTTACAagacacacaagtttttcatgcatatgttttaacaatagtcattccccattcatgtgggggattgttgggtttagcaaggtgtgaatgggaaataaaaaaagagaaaatggaaagtggaagaaccaatgaaagtgggggaaccaattttggagggaaaatgaaaagtcatcattgcaaaagtgcaaatgaaaggtcatttttaccatatcggtagaagaaaggaaattgttgtccttatattaggaaacacttcctttagttcttaaagggttaagaagaaggtgccccctcgcgccgtcgtcgtcgctcgctcggcctcggcctcggcttcggcttcggcttcggatttggatttggatttggatttggcaaatgatgtgattgattgataatatttttggacaaaatttatttaatcaattttgttaaatcatttcctttctcttataaattaattcagaatgttaattaaataacataattaatttggcgcaactgaatttatttgaaattcaagtgtaacggtaatccttccaaaaagtcgttacttttcccaaatgGTATTCCTTtcgaaaagtcgttacttttcccaaagaACACAATGTTCTGGAAAAAACGGGTCTGAACAGATTTTCTGAACAGACGCGTTCCTTGCTACAAATGGCTATAACTAAGaggtctttttcattttttcaacaCTAAAATTTTTCCTCaatgcatacattttcttacataaataaaattgtcgatcgactgagtctgtgtgtgctcttgttgctgttcttgagttcgctgaagttattgaagtttgaggtaccgcaacttctttaacaggttaatccgttttatcttgggaggaattaatctacaacctcgggtacagtgaggggattaaatttcttaaggaaacacagtggtttCTGTGGATTCGGATTAAAATTCATtctgtcaatttcatcttttttctgtttctgtatttttgactaacctgaatacTGGAGATAACAACAGTTGCttcagggtgtccaattggacaccatTCACcggaaaattacattatattgACTAAATCTTActttatattgatatattaaGCATTTTGGACaccctcaacaacaacaataatgagTCGTAGCTCAGTGGCCAAGGTGTGCCCAATACGTACACAATACCCAAGTTTAAATCACCGCATCTacattttgtatattttgtttaatgTGGTCTACTTTAAAatggttaattaattaaaaaacgAAATACtttgttatatattgtttaaTGTAATTTGCTTTAAAatggttaattaattaaaaaataaaatactttgtTGTATATAGAGTGGTAGCTTAGTGGCAATAGTGTGCAAGAGTTTGTTTGACTCTGAGGTTCAATTCTCCCCATGGCCAAATCCACTGCCTTCAACACGCCCACATCCCCACCGCCCACACACTTACCATTCATTCTCGCattttatagtatttgttttaattatatatGCATTTTTTCAAGATGTTATTTTTTGCTTACGTattgaacataaaaaaattaaaacagaaaataactcattaaataatttcttaattcCTCATGTATTCAGTATTGAGACATTTGTTTTTATGCTTTGGTGGTCTCTATGGGAGGTAGCCAAAATTCAATAGCCAAGAaagtctatttttttcttttcaatccaCATTCATTCTCTgaaccaataaaataaaataaaaatataggcTAGTAGATATTTAGGAGAACATCCAAAACTTGGCtagattatttcttaaaatgatGCTCAAAAACTGATCAATAATTAAAGAGATAATATCTCAAATGATTCCTCAACTATGaataactttctcaaaaagttACTCAACTATGAATAGTTTTCTTAGAAATtcactcaattttattttaaaacccaaaagtcactcaactatgtgTAGttatcttagaaagtcactcaactatgaattgttattttaaaaagggCGGAATGACCTGAAAGGCTCTTGTACTTGGCTCATTTTGTCAGTTGAACCCTCATACTCATCACTTTGCCAACTAGACCCTTAAACCCATCagaaaacaacattttaaacccttttctACTCCGGTCAGAGTGCGTGTAATGGACGCGATTACACGTGAAATTCCACATCATTTTTAGTGCCACATGCGAAATTAAGTGctaaaaaatttttaaaaatcaaataaatcaattttttaatttctttaaccTTTCAAATAgtcatcttcttcatatttgGTCACAAATTGAGCACTAGATTCATACCCATCAGATCAAATTCTTCTTGATTTAACTTGTAAATTCAACTACAAGTTCACCAACACAAACTCAATGAACCccaatcaaaaaatttaagtaattttacaaattcacaagacccatttattattttttaagctttttcaaacttatcaatggagttttaaaattttcaatagtcACAATCATTCTTCACATTATCTGCATCTCCTCGTTGAAACCAACTAATAAAAGAATGatactaatatttttcaaacctaAAAAAcgaaaattttagaagaagttGAGGCTACtgatttgtattaaaaaaaagaagaagaagaggcggAGAAGAGGCGGAGAAGAGTGAATGTGGGGGTGGAGAAAGAAGAATGGGctggagaaagaagaaaggtGAGGGATGTGGTGAGGGGTAGAGGAGAGAGGGctggtggagaagaagaaagggtgGGTGTGGGTGAAGGAGGGTTGaagaagatgattttttttaaaattttgttaaattatttttttttaaaagaaaaatattgttttaactCGCTTTTAAGCTTGTGTAATCACGCATATTTTCAACTCACCaatattaatgccacataagctcggtcaatggtcagaggggtttaaaatattgtgttttgatgAGTTTAAGGGTTTGATTGGCAAAGTGATGAGTAGGAGGGTCCAATTGACAAAAAGAGCCAAGTACAGAGGTCTTCCAGGTCATTCCGCCTtttaaaaagtcactcaactatttgTATCTTCATGGAACGTCACATGTAGCAaactaatttctttcttttccttttctctttttctgtGATTACAAGAATAGATCGTGTCATTTATATTTCCCTAAAGTACCTATGTCGACATCATGAATGACATGGAATAACAAGTGTGTGGTGCCctataagaaaaaaacaagCAACTCCTTTGATTTTTTCGAAACTTTGAACTTCTTAGTGCTGAAATATCAGAAGTTTGAGCTAGTTATAACCACTCGGATTTAACTTATTATACAATATAAAGAAACTTTATATTATCAATTTACTTTAACATATTATAATTATGAgcaattaattatatataattattttaaatttaagttattactataatttttaaaaatatattaatatgtatatactACTATAAACAAAGAATTCTCTCATCGCCAGTTAGtgaatttttaatttctcattCATTTTTCACCGAACCAGCTCATTCAttgagtgaaaaaaaaattctcactGAAATAGTGAGAAACTtcgtaattttttcaaatgttttcctcaccaattcaatcaaaatatatgtaGAAATAGCCGTTGAACATTTTTGAACgacaaaataatgatttttttagtagtgaatagTGATAAAAGTTGAACTCTAGTGCTTGAACCTTTTGCTCGTACTTCATTTTGAACAACTGATTAACAAGGACTGTATATTCAACTTAACTAAGCCTAATTGTTTGATTCAATCAACCTTGAGTTTCTGTGAACAATAAAAAATCCATGGCTGAACTGGACCATCATCTACAATTCAATTAACACACGGAATAATATCAAGCTTGATGCTttagattttgtatttttataccaTAAAAGATCTTAAGAGTAGATATTTTACCACAATACTATCTTTCAAGACGTGCATATCTTTCTTTggttataaaaatgataagaaaTGTGTGCTCATTAGTCATTCCATCCTCTGCTTATATAACCATAACCTTATCACACACGTAAAACATATCATAACAGAGTaaccacacacacacacacaaaaaatggcAACAATTGCTGGTGTTAGTCTCACTAGTCCAAAATTCTTGGCCAAAAATTCCAACTCTCCCAATTTTAAGCCATTTAAGTTCCCATGCCTTAACAATCCATGgaaaaaatcatcaacaaaatTTGGGCTTGTGTGTGCAGCAACACCAGATAACAAGCTTTCTGACCTTGTGGCTGATAGTGTAAAGGGGGCAGAGGAAGCGTGCAATGAGAATCCAGCTAGTGGAGAATGTGCGGCGGCTTGGGATGTTGTGGAAGAGGCAAGTGCAGCGGCTAGTCATGCAAGGGACAAGAAGAAGCAGGAAGATGTTTTGGAAAATTATTGCAAGGAAAATCCAGAGACTGATGAGTGCCGTACATATGATAGTTGATACAAGTTTTGTGTTATTTAAGCATTATGCTTTATTTTATTCCCAATTTGAATCTTGAATGCTATGAATTAGACTattgatatgtataatgaaaGGATTCTTCCTCTCTCAAAATACTATACAAACATTTTGATGTTGTGGTAACAGCGGATCCAGAATTACAATCCTTGAGAATCGAACCTTAGACCTTGGGGTGCATTTTCTTTAGTCAAAATTTATATgtgtacataattttttttccgaaGGAGTTCAGGTTAATATCCTCCGGTCCTCCTAGATGATCAGCCCCAGCCTAAAAGCCTTGATCTGCTTTGTCTGAAGCAGAATCTTTTGTCTATTGCTTGAACCTATCAGTAGCTCTTAGATGGTCCGAAGAGATAATTTAAAATACTTGGAGAGACTAATCAGAAAAATGGCAGacataaaagaaattgattCATTATTTGTAATATATATGACCTATCGAACCCATAATTTCAATTATTCAATAAACTATTAAACTAATACGAGTTGTATATTTTAGTCCATTCATCAATGTAATCGAGACTAATAAAACAGTGACGAGAAATTGAAACTTACTACTGGGTTTTATGCTTTTTCTAATAATGGTATTATCTGAGCGCATAATTCTACCCACTAAGACCTTGCACATGTAGAGAATCATCTTTTGTGCTTTTACAATCAATACCATCTTACTTTTAACTTTAAATCAAAAGCTATATATAGTATTCAATAGCTACTTTCATGCTCGAAATCCCTTTTGACGCAACATTTCCAACTCCCCCGTACCTAATCcatggagaaagaaaaaaatcatttggcATCCACTTTCTACCGTCTAATCATTCATTATTGGAGGTTTTAGGCAAGAAGTTGATGAACAGTAATTTTCATTTACAATTCGTACTCGTTAGTCGATGATGGATAAGCCTAGTCATTCCGCGGATATTTGCCAGATCTTTGACATGGTAAAAGGTTGTCTTTGCATGAAACTTAACATGATGGTTTACCTCAGGCCAGGGCACACGAAGTACTGAAATGGCAAACCTATTTCTTTAAGAAACAGAAGATATATGTTGGCAATTGCGTATTTTGACATGTAAATATCAACGAGATCATGAAATTATACACAGCGACATGGAAAGCTTGGACTATGGTAATTTTGGAGTAACCTCCATGTTCTAATTCTTGAACGGCCTGTAGCATTCAACATTCAAAAGATCCAAACAATCAACACTTCCCACAAACATTGTgacaaacagaaacacaatgACTCACAACTAGCTGAATGAAAAGAGCAATCTTGCAGAAACAAAAAAGGGTCATCTCGTTCACACACAACTTgagatttttatttataaaactaGAGACTAAAGATCATTGACAAAGTACTAGAAATTGCTAATCCATCAAAGCTAAACATTACAGTAGAGAATCTATAGTCATAAACTGACACAAAGCGAGCACAAGAAAAGCTACTAACTCACATTACAGATACACAAGATGTAGTGACTGCATAAAGGAAGACTTCAGCAACCAGTGACAAGGTTCTCTTCCGCTGCAACTGTTGCATGTAAATTGAATCCAAGGAGCACCCCGTTAAGAAAGAACCCGAGAGCTAGGATCATGGTAGTCCAATAATGCAAAGAGGTTGCTCAAAACTGAAACATATCAGCAGAGGCAGTAATGGGTTGAATTGGGCAAGGGAGCTGCCAGGGCTCAAGCAAAGTGTCTGGAATTTCAGGGATGTCCACAGCAAGTCCATTAGCATCAGCCCAGAAACGAGTGAGGGAATTCAGCGAATCTAAGCGTTCAGTCAGTTCAGCCATTTGAGCCCTCAAGACATTGTTCTCCGCATCAAGGGTGTGGAAGTTTCTTCCAACAGATTCGATCTTCTCACGCCAGCTAGTGCTCTGATTCTGCAGCTGCGTCAATTGGCTCATCAACTCTTCCAAATGCTGCTGCTTCCTCTGCCGTGACCGCCTTGCAGATTCACGGTTAGACTCCATTCTCTTTCGTTTTCTCTCATCATTAGTAGCATATCGCTGACCATCAGAACCTGAACTAGCTGGTTGCTGAGTCGAAGCCATGTCTTTGTGTAGTTTGttcaacaaaaatatgaattcaaaAAAGGGGAGGTAACTACTTTTTTCTTGTTCGGTTTCTGGATTTGGTAATTGTAATTTCTAGATCAAACAGAAAGAGGGTTCAAGGGTTTGAGGTGGGCTAATTCATGAAAACACATAGAACCAGTACAGGAAGACAACAGAGAAAGAGTGCATAATGCGAACCCGACGCAGGTGGATCATGAAGAATTTGAAACTAACATAGAGAAACTGTTTATAAAAACCTCAATCAAAGAAACAATAAACGATTATATCAAATTAGTAACAATTCAATGGTTGTTGTGTAAATCCAAATCCAAACAGTGCCTTCAGCAATCAAACGCAAATCAATCTGCAAAACGCAAAACACAACATAAACtatcagaaaaaaataaaacaaattcaaCAATCCAGGTGTATAAAAATCAATCAACCCAACACAATCACAATTAAATTAAGATCCTCGATCCTCTGCATGTCTAAATAAATTCAGAATTACTCATAATTAAATTAGTTCTACACAACCCCTAAAGTTCTTCGCTAAGCTGGATAAGGTAGGGCAATTATTAtgtttgaaattaaatttatacaaCCCAATCATGGATATCCATTTGGGAAGTGGGATAAATTAGGCCGGAATTATAATTCTATTATAATCTCGAGATAATTTAGTCCGCCTACCAAACATCCCCAAAGCCAACCCAATTCATCATCAAATTAAAAAGCACATGCAAGCAAAAATTAAAaagctcaaaaaaaaaaaactaaaaagaaaacaaaaaatgaaaagataagaTAAGAGGAGAAAATAATTGAGACATACCAATCAAATGAAGAACCAATTGTGGGCGAAAGAAGGTCTAAACGAAGGCAAAAAGAGGGTTTATATAGGAAGAGGAGGTAGGTATTTTGGTAAATATTGGCatatgtttgtaattttttataaagcaaAAGTTAGTGCGATTGACGTAATCAGGAAGGTGGTTGGCGTGTAAATTGAAAAGGTAATGATGACAGCTAAGCAAAAGGAAAAATTGTCTCGTCGGTATATCCTAAAAGACAAAGGAATCTTCCACGGATCTTCTCTTTTCTGTGGgcgatattttttatttttttgaccatctcatttacttaattattcttttttttttcttaattattactcaagttaaataaaattattttaatgttaCAATAACTTCAGGGGCGGCTCTATGCTTTATAAAATAAGGCTTAcgccttaggcccccaaattGAGGGGGCCTcaaatttttatcaagaataaattacgtgttaaaaattttatagaaaaaattgattttttatgattaaaagtataatattttaaaaatatattattttaccaaCTTGAACATCatttgtactttgttaaaaataagaattaatagtgaaaagtgttgaacaaagtgtattacaaattcttttttatttatttttaaattttagtttcaagcattacgtcaaacatattaaaatgaggtataccaagtcatcaactttTTGAGATTCTATGGTTCTACCTGTTATCTTTATTCaatatttgtcaacttattatttatagaaataaaatttgaataaatatgtatacgaagtttgtttatattttaggtattgaattaaaatttcaCTTTAGGCCCCgaattacgttgagccgcccctgaaTAACTTAATGAGTCTTGAAGTAcaaatgatcaaaattttaatatcagtttcatttattcttaattattttcatcGTCCATCATTATCTATTATCACTATTCATTTCCAACAACCAATCGATTGTAGCATCACAATTAATCATTTACTTAAGTATAATCATCACCATTAATCATTATAACCACAATAATCGTTATCACCATTCATCAATATATATTGTCGAACTACTATTTcgtccgtccacaat belongs to Solanum stenotomum isolate F172 chromosome 1, ASM1918654v1, whole genome shotgun sequence and includes:
- the LOC125853205 gene encoding calvin cycle protein CP12-1, chloroplastic-like, whose product is MATIAGVSLTSPKFLAKNSNSPNFKPFKFPCLNNPWKKSSTKFGLVCAATPDNKLSDLVADSVKGAEEACNENPASGECAAAWDVVEEASAAASHARDKKKQEDVLENYCKENPETDECRTYDS
- the LOC125853204 gene encoding bZIP transcription factor 53-like, with amino-acid sequence MASTQQPASSGSDGQRYATNDERKRKRMESNRESARRSRQRKQQHLEELMSQLTQLQNQSTSWREKIESVGRNFHTLDAENNVLRAQMAELTERLDSLNSLTRFWADANGLAVDIPEIPDTLLEPWQLPCPIQPITASADMFQF